A region of Centropristis striata isolate RG_2023a ecotype Rhode Island chromosome 17, C.striata_1.0, whole genome shotgun sequence DNA encodes the following proteins:
- the rce1a gene encoding CAAX prenyl protease 2, with protein MAAEEDLPAQLLSEEVKHSHGALVPADGVCWVSVLSCLLLACSYVGSLYVWRSELPRDHPAVIKRRFTSVLIVSGLSPLFVWTWREFTGVRTGPPLLALMGIRFEGLIPAILLPLMLTMVLFLGPLMQLAMDCPWSFMDGIRVALDPWFWMLCFSDMRWLRNQVVAPLTEELVFRACMLPMLVPCAGPVTAIFTCPLFFGVAHFHHVIELLRFRQGTLSGIFLSAVFQFSYTAVFGAYTAFIFIRTGHLIGPVLCHSFCNYMGFPAISTAMEHPHRLTVLSSYLMGVVLFLLFLFPFTDPSYYGLPTPVCTLTSSPSSLCLS; from the exons ATGGCGGCGGAGGAGGATTTACCAGCACAGCTGCTGTCAGAGGAGGTGAAACACAGCCATGGCGCCCTGGTGCCTGCTGACGGGGTGTGCTGGGTGTCGGTGCTGTCCTGTCTGCTGCTGGCCTGCTCTTATGTCGGCAGTCTGTACGTGTGGAGGAGCGAGCTGCCCag GGATCACCCCGCCGTTATAAAGAGGCGCTTCACCAGTGTGCTCATCGTGTCGGGCCTGTCGCCTCTCTTCGTGTGGACATGGAGAGAATTCACAGGTGTCAGA actGGCCCTCCCTTACTGGCTCTGATGGGGATCCGGTTTGAAGGTCTCATTCCTGCCATCCTACTTCCTCTGATGCTCACCATG gtCCTGTTTCTGGGCCCTCTCATGCAGCTGGCTATGGACTGTCCCTGGAGCTTCATGGATGGGATCCGGGTGGCTTTGG ACCCGTGGTTCTGGATGCTGTGCTTCAGCGACATGCGCTGGTTGAGGAATCAGGTGGTGGCACCGTTAACAGAGGAGCTGGTTTTCAGGGCCTGCATGCTGCCCATGTTGGTGCCCTGTGCTGGTCCTGTCACTGCCATCTTCACTTGTCCCCTCTTCTTTGGAGTGG CTCACTTCCACCATGTGATTGAGCTGCTGAGGTTCAGACAGGGAACACTGTCAGGGATCTTCCTGTCTGCAG TTTTCCAGTTCTCCTACACAGCAGTGTTTGGGGCCTACACAGCCTTCATCTTCATCAGAACAG GTCACCTGATAGGTCCAGTGCTCTGCCACTCCTTCTGTAACTACATGGGATTTCCTGCTATCAGTACAGCGATGGAGCACCCCCATCGCCtcactgtcctctcctcctacCTGATGGGGgtcgtcctcttcctcctcttcctcttcccctTCACTGACCCCTCATACTACGGCCTCCCCACACCAGTGTGCACCCTCACCTCCTCCCCTAGCTCCCTCTGCCTCTCCTGA